The Vicia villosa cultivar HV-30 ecotype Madison, WI linkage group LG1, Vvil1.0, whole genome shotgun sequence genome includes a region encoding these proteins:
- the LOC131598313 gene encoding uncharacterized protein LOC131598313: MDKLSQKWKGIKVGRREIVISHLMFADDLLLIFEEVDEKHMHCVMKFLREFGDMSEQEVSHEKTSILFSKNVTQDMQTRLLQIYNFRVIRCFGKYLGVPISGKKPRKLDLQYILDQVAFKLNSWKRNCLSLAGRITLAKSVIQAIPLYSVMTNMIPKSRIDDIHKLQRKFIWGDNNDKKRIHAIGWDTLTKLKELGGALVSSFEKKISGSNGMSIGRAKGTDSSIWRDITDNLCGARVCGLVDHHGEWNIDILHDWLPAHWIDKIRSCVPPCEGETSNVFYFAGTGDGNFSVREMFREVKGYKDRTIDEEWKLIWKLKVPKR, translated from the exons ATGGACAAGCTTTCCCAAAAGTGGAAGGGGATTAAAGTTGGTAGACGAGAGATAGTGATTTCTCACCTCATGTTTGCTGATGATTTACTATTAATATTCGAAGAAGTTGATGAGAAACATATGCATTGTGTCATGAAATTTTTGAGGGAATTTGGTGACATGTCCGAACAAGAAGTTAGTCATGAGAAGACAAGTATTCTTTTCTCTAAAAATGTTACTCAGGATATGCAAACAAGATTGTTGCAGATTTATAACTTTAGAGTAATAAGGTGCTTTGGAAAGTATCTTGGAGTCCCGATTAGTGGTAAGAAGCCGCGTAAACTGGATCTTCAATACATTTTGGATCAAGTAGCCTTTAAGCTTAATAGCTGGAAGCGAAACTGTTTGTCATTGGCAGGGCGCATAACTTTGGCCAAGAGTGTAATTCAAGCCATTCCGCTGTATTCGGTGATGACAAACATGATACCTAAATCGCGCATTGATGATATTCATAAGTTACAAAGGAAATTTATATGGGGTGATAACAATGATAAAAAAAGGATACATGCTATAGGATGGGATACCTTAACAAAACTAAAGGAGTTGGGTG GAGCTTTGGTgtcaagttttgaaaaaaaaatatcagGTTCAAATGGAATGAGTATTGGGAGAGCCAAAGGAACTGACTCTAGCATTTGGAGAGACATAACTG ATAACCTCTGTGGAGCTCGAGTGTGTGGCTTAGTTGATCATCATGGAGAGTGGAATATTGACATTCTGCATGATTGGCTTCCCGCACATTGGATTGACAAGATTCGATCTTGTGTGCCTCCGTGTGAGGGAGAAACCTCTAATGTGTTTTATTTTGCAGGTACTGGCGATGGTAATTTTTCAGTGCGAGAAATGTTTCGAGAAGTAAAAGGATACAAGGACAGAACCATTGATGAAGAGTGGAAGTTGATTTGGAAATTAAAGGTGCCAAAGAGATGA